In Helianthus annuus cultivar XRQ/B chromosome 3, HanXRQr2.0-SUNRISE, whole genome shotgun sequence, a single window of DNA contains:
- the LOC110930872 gene encoding chromatin modification-related protein eaf6 has product MDSQGQKTSNNPKAMLSSLMSKRQKLQEELRTIEKQVYELETSYLQESSNFGNVWKGYEGFLSSSKNTANLKRSRKFQHEDRLFSLSSVTSPATEELNAGREEGRSDLGPGRPKGGGLAINGQGKPKKGRSGPRDGRKIRLSNDMDLDDDDDHDMGGMR; this is encoded by the exons ATGGACTCCCAAG GGCAAAAAACTTCCAACAATCCCAAGGCCATGCTTTCTTCTCTTATGAGTAAGAGACAAAAGCTTCAGGAAGAACTCCGTactattgaaaaacag GTGTATGAGTTAGAAACCAGCTACTTACAAGAATCAAGCAATTTTGGAAATGTGTGGAAAGGATACGAAGGCTTTCTTTCTTCGTCAAAGAACACCGCAAA CCTGAAAAGGTCAAGAAAGTTTCAGCATGAAGATAGGCTTTTTTCCTTATCATCGGTCACCTCACCCGCG ACGGAAGAGCTTAACGCCGGACGTGAAG AGGGGAGATCAGATTTGGGCCCGGGCCGACCTAAAGGCGGAGGTTTAGCCATTAATGGACA GGGAAAACCGAAGAAAGGAAGAAGTGGACCGAGAGATGGAAGAAAAATCAGACTGTCGAATGACATGGATCTCGATGACGACGATGATCATGATATGGGTGGCATGAGATAG